Proteins encoded within one genomic window of Deinococcus sp. YIM 134068:
- a CDS encoding M16 family metallopeptidase: MTTVAAPGAHLWTLEGGLRVAFERRTGPGFALDVRVPVGSAHDPVGREGSAGVLEEWLYKGAGGRDARAFQDALDDLGVRRGGGVGPEATRVGMSGLVGDLPGALALTADLLLRPELPPGELPVLADLARQDLEGLEDSPPDLLAVGARRVAFPHDPASPFAGFTHPASGTAEGLANLNAEGLSVFLGRYGTRGSVLGLVADAHPDEVRTLVERTFVGWRPGEDETVPADFRSGERVHLPHADAEQTHISVTAPGVSPRDPDWLAWQVALTALSGGSASRLFTAVREERGLAYSVSASPVVLGKKGFLSAYAGSTPGRAPETLSVLLAELARLPEGLTEAEFHRARAGLTASVVFGAESLRARATSLTRDVAVFGRVRSVAELRAALNALTLDGVNTFLAGYDPAAHATVVTLGPQEPAL, encoded by the coding sequence GTGACGACTGTGGCCGCGCCTGGGGCGCATCTGTGGACCCTGGAGGGTGGGCTGAGGGTCGCGTTCGAGCGCCGGACCGGGCCGGGCTTTGCCCTCGACGTGCGCGTTCCGGTGGGCAGTGCCCATGACCCTGTGGGCCGCGAGGGGTCGGCGGGCGTGCTGGAGGAGTGGCTGTACAAGGGGGCCGGGGGCCGGGATGCTCGCGCCTTTCAGGACGCGCTCGACGACCTCGGCGTGCGGCGGGGTGGAGGCGTGGGGCCGGAGGCGACGCGGGTCGGAATGAGCGGCCTCGTGGGCGACCTGCCCGGTGCGCTGGCGCTGACCGCCGACCTGCTGCTGCGCCCGGAGCTGCCGCCCGGTGAGTTGCCCGTCCTCGCCGACCTCGCGCGGCAGGATTTGGAGGGGCTGGAGGACAGCCCGCCCGATCTCCTCGCGGTGGGGGCGCGGCGGGTGGCCTTTCCGCACGACCCGGCCTCACCCTTCGCAGGATTCACGCACCCAGCTAGTGGGACGGCAGAAGGGCTGGCGAACCTGAACGCGGAGGGGCTGAGCGTCTTCCTGGGCCGGTACGGAACGCGGGGCAGCGTCCTCGGGCTGGTCGCGGACGCCCACCCCGACGAGGTGAGAACGCTCGTGGAGCGGACCTTCGTGGGCTGGCGGCCCGGTGAGGACGAGACCGTGCCCGCCGACTTCCGCTCCGGCGAGCGCGTTCACCTTCCCCACGCCGACGCCGAGCAGACCCACATCAGCGTGACCGCACCGGGTGTCAGTCCCCGTGACCCCGACTGGCTGGCGTGGCAGGTCGCCCTCACGGCCCTGTCGGGGGGCAGCGCGAGCCGCCTGTTCACCGCCGTGCGCGAGGAACGCGGCCTCGCCTACAGCGTCAGCGCCTCGCCCGTCGTGCTGGGCAAAAAGGGCTTCCTCAGCGCCTACGCGGGGAGCACGCCGGGCCGCGCGCCGGAGACGCTTTCGGTCCTCCTCGCCGAACTCGCCCGGCTGCCGGAGGGCTTGACGGAGGCCGAGTTCCACCGCGCCCGCGCCGGACTCACCGCCTCAGTCGTCTTCGGGGCCGAGAGCCTGCGCGCCCGCGCGACGAGCCTCACGCGCGATGTGGCCGTGTTCGGGCGGGTGCGGAGTGTGGCCGAGTTGCGCGCCGCCCTGAATGCCCTCACGCTGGACGGGGTGAACACCTTCCTTGCCGGGTACGACCCCGCCGCCCACGCGACCGTCGTGACCCTCGGCCCGCAGGAGCCTGCGCTATGA
- a CDS encoding RluA family pseudouridine synthase, with protein sequence MALNGGYTYRERPSPEARGMTVLAYLTRRYTHSTESEWRERLERGEVSLDGVTVRGGEVLRAGQTLLWHRPPWHEEDVPLTYEVAHEDDALLAVVKPSGLPTMPGGGFLDHTLLMRVRATFPEASSLHRLGRGTSGLVLFARTHAAASTLARAWREGEVDKRYRALAAGLTERDTYEITTPIGPVPHPRLGTVYAASAAGKASHSVARVLERRTEGNTLFEVAIHTGRPHQIRIHLASIGHPLIGDPLYAPGGGPLPDLPALPGDGGYLLHAERLSFVHPLTGERLTLHATPPPELWRADG encoded by the coding sequence ATGGCCCTGAACGGCGGCTACACCTACCGCGAACGCCCCAGTCCGGAGGCGCGGGGAATGACGGTCCTCGCCTACCTGACGCGGCGGTACACCCACTCCACTGAGAGCGAGTGGCGAGAGCGGCTGGAGCGCGGCGAGGTCAGCCTGGACGGAGTGACCGTGCGGGGTGGGGAAGTGCTGCGCGCAGGCCAGACCCTCCTGTGGCACCGTCCCCCCTGGCACGAGGAGGACGTGCCCCTCACCTACGAGGTGGCCCATGAGGACGACGCGCTCCTGGCCGTCGTGAAGCCGTCCGGGTTGCCCACCATGCCGGGCGGCGGCTTTCTCGACCACACGCTGCTGATGCGGGTGCGCGCCACGTTCCCGGAGGCCAGCTCCCTGCACCGATTGGGACGCGGCACCTCCGGGCTGGTGCTGTTCGCGCGGACGCACGCGGCGGCCTCCACCCTCGCCCGCGCGTGGCGGGAGGGGGAGGTGGACAAGCGGTACCGGGCGCTCGCCGCAGGTCTCACCGAACGGGACACGTATGAGATCACCACGCCCATCGGCCCCGTTCCGCACCCCCGCCTCGGCACCGTGTACGCGGCGAGCGCGGCGGGGAAGGCGTCCCACAGCGTCGCCCGCGTGCTGGAAAGGCGAACGGAGGGGAACACATTGTTCGAGGTGGCCATCCACACCGGAAGGCCGCACCAAATCCGCATCCACCTCGCGTCCATCGGCCATCCCCTCATCGGCGATCCCCTGTATGCGCCGGGCGGCGGCCCACTCCCCGATCTTCCCGCCCTCCCCGGCGACGGCGGCTACCTCCTCCACGCCGAGCGCCTGAGCTTCGTTCACCCGCTGACAGGCGAGCGTCTGACCCTCCACGCCACTCCCCCACCCGAACTGTGGAGAGCTGACGGCTGA
- a CDS encoding M23 family metallopeptidase, with translation MRRFFRLVLVLAVLAGAVYLAWPTLQRVWRYVELTAEPAPAAGTLPNPLPGQSLTDTWGAARSQGRRHEGIDIFARRGTPIRATTRGFVLNIGENRLGGRTVMVLGPGGQRHYYAHLERYPDLAEGDWIEAGTVVGYVGDSGNAQGTPPHLHYGIYAGGGAINPYPFLQE, from the coding sequence GTGCGCCGCTTCTTCCGCCTCGTGTTGGTGCTGGCCGTGCTGGCGGGTGCCGTGTATCTGGCATGGCCCACCTTGCAGCGGGTGTGGCGGTACGTGGAGTTGACGGCAGAACCCGCCCCGGCGGCGGGCACCCTTCCCAATCCCCTGCCCGGCCAGTCCCTGACCGACACGTGGGGCGCCGCCCGCAGCCAGGGCCGACGCCACGAGGGTATCGACATCTTCGCGCGGCGGGGCACGCCCATCCGCGCCACCACACGCGGCTTCGTCCTCAACATCGGCGAGAACCGCCTCGGCGGGCGCACCGTCATGGTCCTCGGTCCCGGCGGGCAGCGGCACTACTACGCCCACCTCGAACGCTACCCCGACCTCGCGGAGGGCGACTGGATCGAGGCGGGCACCGTGGTCGGCTACGTCGGCGACAGCGGCAACGCACAGGGCACGCCGCCGCACCTGCATTACGGGATTTACGCGGGGGGCGGGGCGATCAATCCGTATCCGTTTTTGCAGGAGTAA
- a CDS encoding NUDIX domain-containing protein, with protein sequence MTLTVNLSPGLQHTGRACVWVEHERRVLMVGLEWGGWTLPGGGIEPGETGAQAAAREAWEEGGARVEVTGEAVTIRGRSGVESLCFPARLLSLEPSPEGRPVAWVNPRSLPWADDVQVRQVLGALPPAPPALALPERVRVAQAEARRLGFGRSCSLETGRLLRTLAATRPGGRLAELGTGTGVGAAWLLAGMDGAARLVTAELDPERAAVARDALASDPRAEVLNGDWREALTHGPFDLIFSDCAPAKRETESLDVLVGVLRVGGMLVLDNFSPPALLPEALHGGDPERDRLFSHPRLTCNEVAVSAWERVILGVRTSE encoded by the coding sequence GTGACGCTGACGGTCAACCTCTCGCCCGGTCTCCAGCACACGGGCCGTGCCTGCGTCTGGGTGGAGCATGAGAGGCGGGTGCTGATGGTCGGTCTGGAATGGGGTGGTTGGACCCTGCCCGGTGGTGGCATCGAACCCGGCGAGACGGGCGCTCAGGCCGCCGCGCGTGAGGCGTGGGAGGAGGGCGGGGCGCGGGTGGAAGTGACGGGTGAGGCGGTGACGATCCGGGGGCGTTCGGGAGTGGAATCGCTCTGCTTCCCCGCCCGCCTGCTCTCCCTCGAACCCAGCCCGGAGGGGCGGCCCGTCGCCTGGGTCAACCCGCGCTCGTTGCCCTGGGCAGACGACGTGCAGGTGCGGCAGGTATTGGGGGCGCTTCCCCCAGCGCCCCCGGCTCTCGCCCTACCCGAACGGGTGCGGGTGGCGCAGGCGGAGGCGCGGCGGCTGGGCTTTGGCCGCTCGTGCAGTCTGGAGACGGGGCGACTGCTGCGAACGCTGGCCGCCACTCGCCCAGGTGGGCGGCTGGCCGAACTGGGGACAGGTACGGGCGTGGGCGCGGCATGGCTCCTCGCGGGGATGGACGGCGCGGCCCGGCTCGTAACCGCCGAACTCGACCCGGAGCGGGCGGCGGTGGCGCGGGATGCGCTGGCGAGCGACCCACGCGCCGAGGTGCTGAATGGGGACTGGCGCGAAGCCCTTACTCACGGCCCCTTCGACCTGATCTTCAGCGATTGCGCGCCTGCCAAGCGGGAGACGGAGAGCCTGGACGTGTTGGTGGGTGTCCTGCGCGTCGGCGGAATGCTCGTCCTCGACAACTTCAGCCCACCCGCGCTCCTGCCGGAAGCGTTGCACGGCGGCGACCCTGAGCGCGACCGACTATTCTCCCACCCGCGCCTGACGTGCAACGAGGTGGCGGTGAGTGCTTGGGAGCGAGTTATTTTGGGAGTGAGGACGAGTGAATAA
- a CDS encoding nucleoside deaminase, with product MTPHLLPLTQGWHAALSQAWTAYLHGSYPIGAVIVDASGAVIARGRNRLGEGRSVAGGFISGHDLAHAEINALLDLAATPCPECYGWTLLTTVQPCPQCAGAVAMSGLRALEYAAPDPWAGCTRLLTDDPYVSRKGIRMGRAPEEVQRAALRLVLTAFLEEATSSDDPVLRAFSVHAEDYAHAARLSAEGTLRRLRERGAELEDVLEMLA from the coding sequence TTGACTCCTCACCTCCTACCACTGACTCAGGGCTGGCACGCCGCCCTCAGCCAGGCCTGGACCGCCTACCTGCACGGCTCGTATCCCATCGGTGCGGTGATCGTGGACGCTTCGGGAGCCGTCATCGCGCGGGGGCGCAACCGGCTGGGCGAGGGGCGGAGCGTGGCGGGCGGCTTCATCTCCGGCCACGACCTCGCGCACGCGGAGATCAACGCGCTGCTGGACCTCGCGGCCACGCCCTGCCCCGAGTGCTACGGCTGGACGCTGCTGACGACCGTGCAGCCGTGCCCGCAGTGTGCCGGGGCCGTCGCCATGAGCGGCCTGCGCGCCCTGGAGTACGCCGCGCCCGATCCGTGGGCAGGGTGTACCCGTCTCCTGACAGATGATCCGTATGTCTCACGCAAGGGCATCCGGATGGGTCGGGCACCGGAGGAGGTGCAGCGGGCGGCGCTGCGGCTGGTGCTGACCGCCTTTCTGGAGGAGGCAACCTCATCTGATGATCCGGTCCTGCGCGCCTTCTCAGTCCACGCCGAGGACTACGCCCACGCCGCCCGCCTCAGCGCCGAGGGGACGCTGCGCCGCCTCCGTGAGCGTGGGGCCGAATTGGAAGACGTGTTGGAGATGCTGGCGTGA
- a CDS encoding GGDEF domain-containing protein, translating to MARPDILIRSAFESAFERLGDAPLTLAVLDLDHFKLLNDTLGHTEGDRVLRGVERLLSGSLPTGSVIGRLGGDEYAVILPETAAETALILFDEVIKHFQIHRDPHWPRPLGISVGLAARPAHAHTFADLHRAADEALLRAKREGRGRVCIYVEGKMVLKSNYYPKSQLERLAKLSGALGRTEASLLREALDELIERNRGAL from the coding sequence GTGGCCCGTCCTGACATCCTCATTCGTTCAGCTTTCGAGAGCGCCTTTGAGCGGCTTGGAGATGCGCCCCTCACGCTGGCCGTCCTTGATCTCGACCATTTCAAGCTGCTCAACGACACGTTGGGCCACACGGAGGGCGACCGCGTGCTGAGGGGCGTGGAGCGGTTGCTCTCGGGCAGCCTGCCAACCGGAAGCGTGATCGGGCGGCTCGGCGGGGACGAGTACGCGGTCATCCTTCCCGAGACGGCGGCGGAGACGGCCCTCATCCTCTTCGACGAGGTGATCAAGCACTTCCAGATTCACCGGGACCCCCACTGGCCGCGTCCCCTCGGCATCAGTGTGGGGCTGGCGGCGCGTCCGGCCCATGCCCACACCTTCGCCGACCTCCACCGCGCCGCCGACGAGGCGCTGCTGCGGGCCAAGCGCGAGGGCCGGGGCCGCGTGTGCATCTACGTGGAGGGGAAAATGGTCCTCAAGAGCAACTATTACCCCAAGAGCCAGCTCGAACGCCTCGCCAAGCTGTCGGGGGCGCTGGGCCGCACGGAGGCGAGTCTGCTGCGGGAGGCGCTGGACGAGCTAATCGAGCGGAATCGGGGGGCGTTGTGA
- the groES gene encoding co-chaperone GroES, with translation MLKPLGDRVLVEIIEEAEQKTAGGLFVPDTAKEKSQRGRVVSVGNGKLLDNGTRVALDVKEGDTVYFAKYGGTEVTLEGKNYSILSERDILAIVE, from the coding sequence ATGTTGAAACCATTGGGCGACCGCGTTCTCGTGGAGATCATCGAGGAAGCCGAGCAGAAGACCGCCGGGGGCCTGTTCGTCCCCGACACCGCCAAGGAGAAGAGCCAGCGTGGCCGGGTCGTCTCCGTCGGCAACGGCAAGCTCCTCGACAACGGAACGCGCGTTGCGCTGGACGTGAAGGAAGGCGACACCGTGTATTTCGCCAAGTACGGCGGTACGGAAGTGACGCTGGAAGGCAAGAACTACTCGATTCTCAGCGAGCGCGACATTCTCGCCATCGTCGAGTAA
- the groL gene encoding chaperonin GroEL (60 kDa chaperone family; promotes refolding of misfolded polypeptides especially under stressful conditions; forms two stacked rings of heptamers to form a barrel-shaped 14mer; ends can be capped by GroES; misfolded proteins enter the barrel where they are refolded when GroES binds), whose protein sequence is MAKQLVFDEAARRSLERGVNAVANAVKVTLGPRGRNVVIEKKFGSPTITKDGVTVAKEVELEDKLENIGAQLLKEVASKTNDITGDGTTTATVLGQAVVKEGLRNVAAGANPLALKRGIDKAVAVAVEEIKRLAVPVEDSDAIKKVAGISANDEQVGTEIANAMDKVGKEGVITIEESKGFDTEVDVVEGMQFDKGYISPYFITSPETMEAVLEDAYILINEKKVSSLKDLLPVLEKVAQTGRPLLIIAEDVEGEALATLVVNKLRGTLNIAAVKAPGFGDRRKEMLRDIAAVTGGQVVSEDLGHRLENVGMDMLGRAARIRITKDETTIVDGKGNQSEIDARVNAIKAELDTTDSDYAKEKLQERLAKLAGGVAVIRVGAATETELKEKKHRYEDALSTARSAVEEGIVAGGGTTLLRVIPAVRKAAEGLIGDEATGARILIRALEEPARQIAINAGEEGSVIVNAVINATQPRYGFNAATGEYVEDMIAAGIVDPAKVTRTALQNAASIGALILTTEAIVSDKPEKASSAPQGGGAPDMGGMDF, encoded by the coding sequence ATGGCTAAACAGCTTGTGTTTGATGAAGCCGCCCGCCGCAGCCTGGAACGCGGCGTCAACGCCGTCGCCAACGCCGTCAAAGTGACCCTCGGGCCGCGTGGCCGCAACGTCGTGATCGAGAAGAAGTTCGGCAGCCCCACCATCACCAAGGACGGCGTGACCGTCGCCAAGGAAGTGGAGCTGGAGGACAAGCTGGAGAACATCGGTGCCCAGCTTCTCAAGGAAGTCGCCTCCAAGACGAACGACATCACGGGTGACGGCACCACCACCGCCACCGTGCTGGGTCAGGCCGTCGTGAAGGAAGGTCTTCGCAACGTGGCCGCCGGAGCGAACCCGCTGGCCCTGAAGCGCGGCATCGACAAGGCCGTGGCCGTGGCCGTCGAGGAGATCAAGCGGCTCGCCGTGCCCGTCGAGGACAGCGACGCGATCAAGAAGGTCGCGGGCATCAGCGCCAACGACGAGCAGGTCGGCACCGAGATCGCCAACGCGATGGACAAGGTGGGCAAGGAAGGCGTCATCACCATCGAGGAGTCGAAGGGCTTCGACACCGAGGTGGATGTCGTCGAGGGGATGCAGTTCGACAAGGGCTACATCAGCCCCTACTTCATCACCAGCCCCGAGACGATGGAGGCCGTGCTGGAAGACGCCTACATCCTGATCAACGAGAAGAAGGTCTCCTCCCTCAAGGACCTCCTGCCCGTGCTGGAAAAGGTCGCGCAGACGGGCCGCCCGCTCCTCATCATCGCCGAGGACGTGGAGGGCGAGGCCCTGGCCACGCTGGTCGTGAACAAGCTGCGCGGCACGCTGAACATCGCCGCCGTGAAGGCCCCCGGCTTCGGCGACCGCCGCAAGGAGATGCTGCGTGACATCGCCGCCGTGACGGGCGGGCAGGTCGTCTCCGAGGACCTCGGCCACCGCCTGGAGAACGTCGGCATGGACATGCTGGGCCGCGCCGCGCGCATCCGCATCACGAAGGACGAGACCACCATCGTGGACGGCAAGGGCAACCAGAGCGAGATCGACGCCCGCGTGAACGCCATCAAGGCCGAGCTGGACACCACCGACTCCGACTACGCCAAGGAAAAGCTCCAGGAGCGCCTCGCCAAGCTGGCGGGCGGCGTGGCCGTGATCCGCGTGGGCGCGGCGACCGAGACCGAACTCAAGGAGAAGAAGCACCGCTACGAGGACGCCCTCTCCACCGCCCGCTCGGCGGTCGAGGAAGGCATCGTCGCGGGCGGCGGCACCACGCTGCTGCGCGTGATCCCCGCCGTGCGGAAGGCCGCCGAGGGTCTGATCGGTGACGAGGCCACCGGCGCACGCATCCTGATCCGCGCGCTGGAGGAACCCGCCCGCCAGATCGCCATCAACGCGGGCGAGGAGGGCAGCGTCATCGTGAACGCCGTCATCAACGCCACCCAGCCCCGCTACGGCTTCAACGCCGCGACGGGCGAGTACGTGGAGGACATGATCGCCGCCGGCATCGTGGACCCCGCGAAGGTGACGCGCACGGCCCTTCAGAACGCCGCCAGCATCGGCGCGCTGATCCTGACCACGGAGGCCATCGTCTCCGACAAGCCCGAGAAGGCGTCGTCCGCGCCCCAGGGTGGCGGCGCGCCCGACATGGGCGGGATGGACTTCTAA
- a CDS encoding 2,3-bisphosphoglycerate-independent phosphoglycerate mutase → MSDLIDTIRPLAKKTDSKILMVVLDGVGGLPLTANGETELASAQTPNLDALAREAQLGQIELVGAGITPGSGPGHLSLFGYDPLKYVVGRGALSAVGIGVRLQAGDVAVRGNFATLGQSRVIEDRRAGRPSNEKNAEVVAKLRAAIPEINGTPVEIYTESEHRFVVVFRSGGLDEAGQGLGANISDVDPQVTGVQPMLAVAQDTLSTLTAELVNTFVTRAEAVLADEAQVNGVLFRGYSDVPHFPSFANIYGLRAACVASYPMYRGLASLVGMDILPVAGEEDALEGKVAALTENWAKYDFFYWHVKKTDSTGEDGDFAEKVHKIELFDELLPSLLALKPDVICIVGDHSTPSKLKSHSWHPVPLLIHSDYGRKDLAMRYTEEEAGKGSLGLRRGTDIMPLLMANALKLQKFGA, encoded by the coding sequence ATGAGCGACCTGATCGACACCATCCGCCCCCTCGCCAAGAAGACCGACAGCAAGATTCTGATGGTGGTCCTCGACGGGGTGGGCGGTCTGCCCCTCACCGCGAACGGGGAGACCGAACTCGCCAGCGCGCAGACGCCCAACCTCGATGCGCTCGCGCGGGAGGCGCAACTCGGTCAGATCGAACTCGTCGGCGCGGGCATCACGCCGGGAAGTGGGCCGGGGCACCTCAGCCTCTTCGGGTACGACCCCCTGAAGTACGTGGTGGGGCGCGGGGCACTCTCGGCGGTCGGCATCGGCGTCCGGCTTCAGGCCGGGGACGTGGCCGTACGCGGCAACTTCGCCACCCTGGGGCAGAGCCGCGTCATCGAGGACCGCCGCGCGGGTCGCCCCAGCAACGAGAAGAACGCCGAGGTCGTGGCGAAGTTGCGCGCCGCCATTCCCGAGATCAACGGGACACCCGTGGAGATTTATACCGAGAGCGAACACCGCTTCGTCGTCGTCTTCCGCTCGGGCGGGCTGGACGAGGCCGGGCAGGGATTGGGCGCGAACATCAGCGACGTGGACCCGCAGGTGACGGGCGTACAGCCCATGCTCGCCGTCGCGCAGGACACGCTGAGCACCCTCACCGCCGAACTCGTGAACACCTTCGTGACGCGGGCGGAGGCGGTGCTGGCGGACGAAGCCCAGGTCAACGGGGTGCTGTTCCGGGGCTACAGCGACGTGCCGCACTTCCCCTCCTTCGCCAACATCTACGGCCTGCGCGCGGCGTGCGTCGCCTCCTACCCGATGTACCGGGGCCTCGCCAGCCTCGTGGGCATGGACATCCTCCCCGTCGCGGGCGAGGAGGACGCGCTGGAGGGTAAGGTCGCCGCCCTGACCGAGAACTGGGCCAAGTACGACTTCTTCTACTGGCACGTCAAGAAGACCGACTCCACGGGCGAGGACGGCGATTTCGCCGAGAAGGTCCACAAGATCGAGCTGTTCGACGAGCTTCTGCCCTCTCTGCTCGCCCTCAAGCCCGACGTGATCTGCATCGTGGGCGACCACTCCACGCCGAGCAAGCTCAAGAGCCACTCCTGGCACCCGGTCCCCCTCCTGATTCACAGCGACTATGGCCGCAAGGACCTCGCCATGCGCTACACCGAGGAGGAGGCGGGGAAGGGCAGCCTGGGCCTGCGCCGGGGCACCGACATCATGCCGCTGCTGATGGCGAATGCGCTGAAGTTGCAGAAGTTCGGGGCGTAG
- a CDS encoding TerC family protein, with amino-acid sequence MFGLEMPPLNAETWAIIGTLVLLEGLLSADNALVLAVMVRHLAGDLQRKALAYGIGGAVVLRILGVLLASYILEYWWLRAFGAAYLAYLAISHFVKHKTSEEEGAQKARGRGFWATVVLLNLTDLAFSVDSILAGVALIPRGMPREQGLTIVVLGGIVGLILMRFAATIFLRLLNKYPAFDNVAYALVGWIAVKLGVETLEAAHEIYPAVPALHIPSPLFWGVMAAIAIIGSYLATRTPAMTDTQAEAEAERVTHQIDDMAVDAADGRIDGR; translated from the coding sequence ATGTTCGGACTCGAAATGCCCCCGCTCAACGCCGAGACCTGGGCGATCATCGGCACCCTCGTGCTGCTGGAGGGCCTGCTCTCGGCGGACAACGCCCTCGTCCTCGCCGTGATGGTGCGGCACCTCGCCGGGGACCTGCAACGCAAGGCCCTCGCCTACGGCATCGGCGGCGCGGTCGTCCTCCGCATCCTGGGCGTGCTGCTCGCCTCCTATATCCTCGAATACTGGTGGCTGCGGGCCTTCGGGGCCGCCTACCTCGCCTACCTCGCCATCAGCCACTTCGTCAAGCACAAGACCTCCGAGGAGGAGGGCGCGCAAAAGGCCCGTGGGCGCGGCTTTTGGGCCACCGTCGTGCTGCTCAACCTCACCGATCTCGCCTTCTCCGTGGACTCCATCCTGGCGGGCGTGGCGCTCATTCCGCGCGGAATGCCCCGTGAGCAGGGCCTGACCATCGTGGTCCTCGGCGGCATCGTGGGCCTGATCCTGATGCGCTTCGCGGCGACGATCTTCCTGCGCCTGCTGAACAAGTACCCGGCGTTCGACAACGTGGCCTATGCGCTCGTGGGCTGGATTGCCGTGAAGCTGGGCGTGGAGACGCTGGAGGCCGCGCACGAGATCTACCCGGCGGTGCCCGCCCTGCACATTCCCAGCCCCCTGTTCTGGGGCGTCATGGCCGCCATCGCCATTATTGGGTCGTACCTCGCTACCCGCACGCCCGCGATGACGGACACGCAGGCCGAGGCCGAGGCCGAGCGCGTCACCCACCAGATCGACGACATGGCGGTGGACGCCGCCGACGGGCGCATCGACGGGCGCTGA
- the trmH gene encoding tRNA (guanosine(18)-2'-O)-methyltransferase TrmH, which produces MTPERYEKIRRVLGRRQPSLSVLMDEVNKPHNFSAILRTCDAVGVLTAHAVPPKSGALPTYDATSGSAHKWVAVQTHADAVSAVRHLQAGGVQVLATHLSQRSVDYREPDYTRPTCVLLGAEKWGVSDEAAGVADMNIVIPMFGMVQSLNVSVAAATILFEAQRQRLAAGMYETPQLAPAELDRLAFEWAYPDLAPGYRERGEAYPVLDEVGQIVR; this is translated from the coding sequence GGGAGGCGTCAGCCCAGCCTTAGCGTGCTGATGGACGAGGTGAACAAGCCCCACAACTTCAGCGCCATCCTGCGAACCTGCGACGCGGTGGGTGTGCTGACCGCCCACGCCGTCCCCCCGAAGAGCGGAGCGCTTCCCACCTACGACGCCACGAGCGGCAGCGCCCATAAGTGGGTGGCGGTGCAGACGCACGCGGACGCCGTGAGCGCCGTGCGCCATCTCCAGGCCGGAGGTGTGCAGGTTCTCGCCACCCACCTCTCCCAGCGCAGCGTGGACTACCGCGAACCCGACTACACCCGCCCGACCTGCGTGCTCCTCGGGGCCGAGAAGTGGGGCGTATCCGACGAGGCCGCCGGAGTCGCCGACATGAACATCGTCATCCCCATGTTCGGCATGGTGCAGAGCCTCAACGTCTCGGTCGCCGCCGCCACCATCCTCTTCGAGGCGCAGCGCCAGCGTCTCGCGGCGGGGATGTACGAGACGCCGCAACTCGCGCCCGCCGAGCTGGACCGCCTCGCCTTCGAGTGGGCGTACCCCGACCTCGCGCCGGGCTACCGGGAGCGCGGTGAGGCTTACCCTGTGTTGGACGAGGTAGGGCAGATCGTGAGGTGA